Proteins encoded in a region of the Haloglomus salinum genome:
- a CDS encoding thiamine-phosphate synthase family protein yields MSLVLPEEIVVERLLPTLRVELARDLSDRGLTQADIADRLGVTQAAVSNYLSGDPAVEERFVENERFQRTVEHIGAGFADGSMDGYEALAETMELVRAFEDRGPICAVHEAEMPALEGLGCDLCVRGADEALSEERRVLANVRKATRRLQDIEGAARFIPSVGTNVGMGLPAPADPTDVAAVPGRVIAVRGRVTVPANPEFGASEHVANAVLAATAADPTVRGALNVATDDRLLAAAREAGYDPLLVDAEADARDRFTTPFAEHGDVPPVVYHRGAYGVEPITYVFGPSAVDAVARLGELVGRAIGPADGDGPGE; encoded by the coding sequence ATGTCGCTGGTGCTGCCCGAGGAGATAGTCGTCGAGCGCCTCCTCCCGACGCTACGGGTGGAACTCGCCCGTGACCTCTCGGACCGCGGCCTCACGCAGGCCGACATCGCCGACCGGCTCGGCGTGACCCAGGCCGCCGTCAGCAACTACCTCTCGGGCGACCCGGCCGTGGAGGAACGCTTCGTCGAGAACGAGCGGTTCCAGCGGACCGTCGAGCACATCGGCGCCGGCTTCGCTGACGGCTCGATGGACGGGTACGAGGCGCTCGCGGAGACGATGGAACTGGTGCGCGCGTTCGAGGACCGAGGACCGATCTGTGCCGTTCACGAGGCGGAGATGCCGGCGCTGGAGGGACTGGGCTGTGACCTCTGCGTCCGCGGCGCCGACGAGGCCCTCTCCGAGGAGCGTCGCGTCCTGGCGAACGTCCGGAAGGCGACCCGCCGGTTGCAGGACATCGAGGGCGCGGCGAGGTTCATCCCGAGCGTCGGGACCAACGTCGGGATGGGACTTCCCGCCCCCGCGGACCCGACGGACGTGGCGGCGGTCCCGGGGCGGGTCATCGCCGTCCGAGGGCGCGTGACGGTCCCTGCGAACCCGGAGTTCGGCGCGAGCGAACACGTCGCGAACGCGGTGCTCGCCGCCACGGCCGCCGACCCGACGGTCCGGGGAGCGCTCAACGTGGCGACCGACGACCGGCTGCTGGCGGCCGCACGCGAGGCGGGGTACGACCCGCTGCTGGTGGACGCGGAGGCGGACGCTCGCGACCGGTTCACGACCCCGTTCGCCGAGCACGGGGACGTGCCGCCTGTGGTCTACCACCGCGGCGCGTACGGCGTCGAGCCCATCACCTACGTGTTCGGACCGTCGGCCGTCGACGCGGTCGCCCGACTGGGCGAACTGGTCGGGCGCGCCATCGGACCCGCCGACGGCGACGGCCCCGGCGAGTAG